The Methylomagnum ishizawai genome has a window encoding:
- a CDS encoding DUF3450 domain-containing protein, translating into MIRIPLSPFPALLLATALVPAQAEEALEQALEQQLKANQAAAAAQAAIDQLGEQTRKMLDEYREALRKTEAITAYNAHLRRLVESQEEEKRSLQKQLDGIEGIRRDLVPLMLRMVEALDRFVQLDRPFLAGERARRMAELKSLMDRADVDDAEKFRRVLDAYQLENQYGKTTEAYRAEFKPGAAPARMVDFLRVGRVALLYQSLDGGETGVWDARARRWQVLPREYNKPVGLALAVARKESAPELLPIAVEAPEAAR; encoded by the coding sequence ATGATCCGCATACCGCTATCCCCATTCCCCGCCCTGCTGCTGGCGACCGCCCTGGTCCCGGCCCAGGCCGAAGAGGCGCTGGAACAAGCCCTGGAACAACAGCTGAAAGCCAACCAAGCCGCCGCCGCCGCCCAAGCCGCCATCGACCAGCTCGGCGAGCAGACCCGGAAAATGCTCGACGAATACCGGGAAGCCCTGCGCAAAACCGAGGCGATCACCGCCTACAACGCCCATCTGCGGCGGCTGGTCGAATCCCAGGAAGAAGAAAAGCGCTCGCTGCAAAAACAGCTGGACGGCATCGAAGGCATCCGCCGCGACCTCGTGCCCCTGATGTTGCGGATGGTGGAAGCGCTGGACCGCTTCGTCCAACTGGACCGGCCCTTCCTGGCCGGGGAGCGGGCGCGGCGGATGGCCGAATTGAAAAGCCTGATGGACCGGGCCGATGTGGACGACGCCGAGAAATTCCGCCGGGTGCTGGACGCCTACCAACTCGAAAACCAATACGGCAAGACCACCGAAGCCTACCGGGCCGAGTTCAAGCCGGGTGCCGCCCCGGCCCGCATGGTGGATTTCTTGCGGGTCGGGCGGGTGGCCCTGCTCTACCAAAGCCTGGACGGCGGCGAGACCGGCGTCTGGGACGCGCGCGCCCGGCGCTGGCAAGTCCTGCCCAGGGAATACAACAAACCCGTGGGGCTGGCCCTGGCCGTCGCCCGCAAGGAAAGCGCCCCGGAACTCCTGCCCATTGCCGTCGAAGCCCCGGAGGCCGCCCGATGA
- a CDS encoding TonB-dependent receptor → MILGLRALGGLAFLAGSAGVLAADDVVELDEITVSGRAEAEILGASTLDAAGLASGQATGNDTAGLFKDIPGVSLATGGGVSSLPTVHGLADDRVKVVVNGMNISSACSNHMNPALSYVAPAAVGKATVMAGITPVSQGGDSVGGTISVDPLAPEFASAEQGTLTSSKFGSFYRSINDNVGVNASTAYATPDASLEYNGSWNRARSYNTGDDGPQVVPSQFETTNHSLRGALKTTSGLWTADLSGQHLPYQGFPNQRMDMVRNDAILGGLNYENDFAWGRLDGKFYYHQTWHTMDALPNRKGATMPMESDGTDLGYRLRAHIDLAARHTLHVGNEFFRQTLDDWWPGDDFYPQDFISVNGGQRNRMGLFAEWEADWDERWTSILGLRNDTVWMDTGSVHGYDNSFVNAFWADQFNAADHAKTNVNFDVTALTSFAPDATSRYELGFARKMRAPNLYELYAWTGGSQKSMINWFGDGNGYQGNLQLGSETAYNFSFTGAWHDAEQKVWSASVSPYYTHIANYIWGQVDSIGRDGFRGMHFVNIPYADLYGVDASGRYNFLPESPAGGFALRLSLAYVRGVGKDGGRGRPCPYANATPGGKYLCEAEGWSLEGYQAPDKVNLYHMMPLHGTLALEHTLDSEWGRFSNSLGVELVDRKTTVAKTYNEPVTPGYVLLNLKAGYQYKQVKLELGVDNLLDKAYFHPLGGVYIYATRFPYSPNQLPAVPAMGRSVFVSVGVEF, encoded by the coding sequence ATGATCTTGGGGTTGAGGGCGCTGGGTGGTTTGGCGTTCTTGGCCGGGTCCGCCGGGGTCCTCGCGGCGGACGACGTGGTGGAGTTGGACGAAATCACGGTATCGGGCCGGGCGGAGGCGGAAATCCTCGGGGCCAGCACCCTGGACGCCGCCGGCCTCGCCAGCGGGCAGGCCACCGGCAACGACACCGCCGGGCTGTTCAAGGATATCCCCGGCGTCAGCCTCGCCACCGGGGGCGGGGTGTCCAGCCTGCCCACCGTGCATGGCTTGGCCGACGACCGGGTCAAGGTGGTGGTCAACGGCATGAACATCAGTTCGGCGTGCAGCAACCACATGAATCCGGCCCTGTCCTATGTGGCCCCCGCGGCGGTGGGCAAGGCCACGGTGATGGCGGGCATCACCCCGGTCAGCCAGGGCGGGGATTCGGTGGGCGGCACCATCAGCGTCGATCCCCTGGCCCCCGAATTCGCCTCGGCGGAACAGGGCACGCTGACTTCCTCCAAATTCGGCAGCTTCTACCGCAGCATCAACGACAACGTGGGCGTGAACGCCAGCACGGCCTACGCCACCCCCGACGCCAGTTTGGAATACAACGGTTCCTGGAACCGGGCGCGGAGCTACAACACCGGCGACGACGGCCCGCAGGTCGTCCCCTCGCAGTTCGAGACCACCAACCACAGCCTGCGCGGCGCCCTCAAGACCACCAGTGGACTATGGACCGCCGATCTCTCGGGACAGCACCTGCCCTACCAGGGCTTTCCCAACCAGCGCATGGACATGGTCAGGAACGACGCCATCCTGGGGGGGCTCAACTACGAGAACGACTTCGCCTGGGGCCGCTTGGACGGCAAGTTCTATTACCACCAGACCTGGCACACCATGGACGCCCTGCCCAACCGCAAGGGGGCCACCATGCCCATGGAATCCGACGGCACCGACCTGGGCTACCGGCTGCGCGCCCATATCGACCTCGCCGCCCGGCACACCCTGCATGTCGGCAACGAATTCTTCCGCCAGACCCTCGACGATTGGTGGCCCGGCGACGATTTCTATCCCCAGGATTTCATCAGCGTCAACGGCGGCCAGCGCAACCGCATGGGCCTGTTCGCCGAATGGGAGGCCGATTGGGACGAACGCTGGACCAGCATCCTGGGGCTGCGCAACGACACGGTATGGATGGACACGGGGTCGGTACATGGCTACGACAACAGCTTCGTCAACGCCTTCTGGGCCGACCAGTTCAACGCCGCCGACCACGCCAAGACCAACGTCAATTTCGACGTGACGGCCCTGACCAGCTTCGCGCCCGACGCCACCAGCCGCTACGAACTGGGCTTCGCCCGCAAGATGCGCGCGCCCAACCTCTATGAACTTTACGCCTGGACCGGCGGCTCGCAGAAATCCATGATCAACTGGTTCGGGGACGGCAATGGCTACCAGGGCAACCTGCAACTCGGCTCCGAGACCGCCTACAACTTTTCGTTCACGGGCGCTTGGCACGACGCGGAGCAAAAGGTCTGGTCGGCCAGCGTCTCGCCCTATTACACCCATATCGCCAATTACATCTGGGGGCAGGTGGACAGCATCGGCCGCGACGGTTTCCGGGGCATGCACTTCGTCAACATCCCCTACGCCGACCTGTACGGCGTCGATGCCTCGGGCCGCTACAACTTCCTGCCCGAATCCCCGGCGGGGGGCTTTGCCCTGCGCTTGTCGCTGGCCTATGTACGGGGCGTGGGCAAGGATGGCGGGCGGGGCCGTCCCTGTCCCTACGCCAACGCCACGCCCGGCGGGAAATACCTGTGCGAGGCGGAAGGCTGGTCGTTGGAAGGCTACCAAGCCCCAGACAAGGTCAACCTCTACCACATGATGCCGCTGCACGGGACCCTCGCCCTGGAACACACGCTCGACAGCGAATGGGGCCGTTTTTCCAACTCCCTGGGCGTGGAACTGGTGGACCGCAAGACCACCGTCGCCAAGACCTACAACGAGCCGGTGACGCCGGGCTATGTCCTGTTGAACCTCAAGGCGGGCTACCAGTACAAGCAGGTGAAGCTGGAACTGGGCGTCGATAAC